In Schistocerca piceifrons isolate TAMUIC-IGC-003096 unplaced genomic scaffold, iqSchPice1.1 HiC_scaffold_1627, whole genome shotgun sequence, the genomic stretch tattgacaatgaaacacagaaattgcatcggaattaaatacaaaaggcacaatgctgacttaagtacaagaagactgacccttcttactgactatgttttgaaccattcatgtgacactagttatggattccgatgcttcacttcaggttcactgtatcccttaaaccttcttattgacgatgaaacacagaaattgcatcggaattaaatagaaaaggcacaatgccgacttaagtacaggattactgactcatcttactgtctatgttttgaaccgtctctgtgacactaattatacattccgaagtttcactccaggcttgctgtatcccttggaccttattagtgacgttgaaacacagacattgcatcggaattaaatacaaaaggcacaacgccgacttaagtacaagaagactgagtcttcttactgactatgtttcgaaccattcctgtgacactagttatagattccgatgctgcacttcaggtttactgtatccctctgaccttcttattgacgatgaaacacagaaattgcatcggaattaaatacaaaaggcacaatgccaacttaagtacaagaagactgactcttccgactgtctatgttttgaaccattcctgtgcgactagttatagattccgatgcttcactccaggtttactgtgtcccttggaccttcttattgacgatgaaacacagaaattgcgtcggaattaaatacaataggcacaatgccgacttaagtacaagaagactgactcttcccactgtctacgttttgaaccatccctgtgacactagttatagattccgatgcttcacttcaggtttactgtatcccttggaccttcttattgacgatgaaacacagaaattgcatcggaattaaatacaaaaggcacaatgccaacttaagtacaagaagactgacacttcttactgtctatgtttgaaccattcctgtgactctagttatagattccgatgcttcacttcaggtttactgtattccctctaaccttcgtattgacgatgagacacaaaaatagcatcggaattaaaaacaaatggcacaatgccgacttaagtacatgtagactgactttacctactgtctatgatttgaaccattcctgtgacactagttatagattccgatgctgcacttcaggtttactgtatccctctgaccttcttattgacgatgaaacacaaaaattgcatcgcaattaaatacaaaaggcacaatgccgaattaagtacaaaatgactgactcttcttactgtctatgtgttgaaccattcctgcgacactagttgtagattccgatgcttcacttcaggtttactgtatccctctgaccttcttattgacgatgaaacacagaaattgcatcggaattaaatacgaaaggcacaatgccaacttaagtacaagaagactgactcttccgactgtctatgttttgaaccattcctgtgagactagttatagattccgatgcttcactccaggtttaatgtgtcccttaaaccttcttattgacgatgaaacacagaaattgcgtcggaattaaatacaataggcacaatgccgacttaagtacaagaagactgactcttcccactgtctacgttttgaaccatccctgtgacactagttatagattccgatgcttcacttctggtttactgtatcccttggaccttcttattcacgtttaaacacagacattgcatcggaattaaatacaaagggcacaacgccgacttatgtacaagaagactgactcttcttactgtcaatgttttgaaccgatcctgtgacactagttatagattccgatgcttcacttcaggtttactgtatccctctgaccttcttattgacgatgaaacacagaaattgcatcggaattaaatacaaaaggcacaatgccgacttaaatacaagaagactgactcttccgactgtctatgttatgaaccattcctgtgacactcgtaatagattccgatgcttcactccaggtttactgtgtcacttggaccttcttattgacgatgaagcacagacattgcatcggaataaaatacaataggctaaatgccgacttaagtacaagaagactgactcttcccaccgtctaagatttgaaccattcctgtgacactagttatagattccgatgcttcacttcaggtttaatgtatcccttggaccttcttattgacgatgaaacacagaaattgtatcggaattaaatacaaaaggcacaataccgtcttaagtacaagaagacttactcttctaactgactatgttttgaacaatacctgtggcactagtcattgattccgatgcttaacttcaggattactgtatcccttggaccttcttattgacgatgaaacacagaaattgcatcggaattaaatacaaaaggcacaatgccgacttaagtacaagaagactgactcttcttactgactatgttttgaaccattcctgtgacactagttattgattccgatgcttcatttcatgtttactgtatccttctgaccttcttattgacgatgaaacacagaaattgcatcggaattaaatacaaaaggcacaatgccgaattaagtacaagaagactgactcttcttactgtctacgtttgaacctttcctgtgacactagttatagactccgatgcttcactccaggtttactgtatcccttgcaccttcttattgacgatgaaacacagaaattgcatcggaattaaatacaaaaggcacaatgccgacttcagtacaagaagactgactcttcttactgactatgctttgaaccattcctgtgacactagttattgattccgatgcttcatttcatgtttactgtatcccttggaccttcttattgacgatgaaacacagaaattacatcggaattaaatacaaaaggcacaatgccgaattaagtacaagaagactgactcttcttactgtctatgttttgaaccattcctgtgacactagttatagattccgatgcttcaatttaggtctactgtatcccttgaaccttcttattgacgatgaaacacagatttttcatcggaattaaatacaaaaggcacaaggctgacttaagtacaagaaggctgactcttccaactgtctatgctttaaaccattcctgtgccactagttatagaatccggtgcttcacttcaggtgtactgtatccctcggaccttcttattgacgatgaaacacagaaattgaatcggaagtaaatacaaaaggcacaatgccgacttaagtacaagaatactgactcatcttattttctatgttttgaaccgtccctgtgacactagttatagattccgatgcttcactccagaattactgtatcccttggaccttcttattgacgacgaaacacagaaattgcatcggaattaaatacaaaaggcacaatgccgacttaagtacaagaataatgactcatcttactttctatgttttgaaccgtccctgtgacactagttatagattccgatgcttcactcaaaaattactgtatcccttggaccttcttattgacgacgaaacacagaaattgcatcggaaataaatacaaaaggcacaatgccgacttaagtacaagaagaccgactcttcttactgactatgatttaaactaatcctgtgacgctagttatagattccgatgcttcacttcaggtttactgtatccctctgacctccttattgacaatgaaacacagaaattgcatcggaattaaatacaaaaggcacaatgctgacttaagtacaagaagactgacccttcttactgactatgttttgaaccattcatgtgacactagttatggattccgatgcttcacttcaggttcactgtatcccttaaaccttcttattgacgatgaaacacagaaattgcatcggaattaaatacaaaaggcacaatgccgacttaagtacaagaagactgactcttccaactctctatgttttgaaccattcgtgaaacactagttatagattccgatgcttcacttaaggtttactgtatccctctgaccttcttattgacgatgaatcacagaaattgcattggaattaaataaagaaggcacaatgccgacttaactacaagaagactgactcttcttactgactatggtttgaaccattcctgtgacactagttatagattccgatgcttcaattcaggtctactgtcgcccttggaccttcttattgacgatgaaatacagaaatcgcatcggaattaaatacaaaaggcacaatgccgacttaagtacaagaagactgacccttcttactgtctatgtttaaaaccattcctgagacactagttatagattccgatgcttcactccagggttactgtatcccctggaccttcttattgacgatgaaacacagaaattgcatcggaagtaaatacaaaaggcacaatgccgacttaagtacaagaagactgacccttcttactgtctatgtttaaaaccattcctgagacactagttatagattccgatgcttcactccagggttactgtatcccttggaccttcttattgacgatgaaacacagaaattgcatcggaattatctagaaaagcacaatgccgacttaagtacaagaagactgactcttcttactgtctatgttttgaagcattcctgtgacactagttatagattaagatgcttcacttcaatttcactgtatcccttggcccttcttattgacgatgaaacacggaaattgcatcggaatgaaatacaaaaagcacaatgccgacttatgcacaagaagactgactcttgctactgtcaatgttttgaaccattcctgtgacacttgttatagattccgtagcttcacttcaggtttactttatgcctctgatcttcttattgacgatgaaacacagaaattgcatcggaattaaatacaaaaggcacaatgtcgacttaagtacaagaagactaactcgttttactgactatgttttgaaccactcctgtgacactagttatagattccgatgcttcacttctggtttactgtatcattctgaccttctaattgacgatgaaacacagaaattgcatcggaattaaatacaaaaggcaccatgccgacttaagtacaagacgacagacttttcttactgtctatcttttgaaccattcctgtgagtctagttatagattccgatgcttcacttcaggtttactgtatcccttggaccttcctgttgacgatgaaacacagaaattgcatcggaattaaatgcaataggcacaatgccgacttaagtacaagaagactgactcctcctactgtctatgttttgaaccattcctgtgacactagttatagattccgatgcttcacttcaggtttactgtatccctctgaccttcttattgacgatgaaacacagaaattgcatcggaattaaatacaaaaggcacaatgccgacttaagtacaagaagactgactcgttttactgactatgctttgaaccactcctgtgacactagttatagattccgatgcttcacttctggtttactgtatctttctgaccttctaattgacgatgaaacacagaaattgcatcggaattaaatacaaaagccaccatgccgacttaagtacaagacgacagacttttcttactgtctatcttttgaaccattcctgtgactctagttatagattccgatgcttcactccaggtttactgtatcccttggaccatcttattgatgatgaaacacagaaattgcatcggaattaaatacaaaaggcacatttcgactaaagtacaagaagactgactcttcctactgtgtatgttttgaaccattcctgtgacactagttatagattccggtgcttcactccaggttcactgtatcccttggaccttcttattgacgataaaacgcagaaattgcatcggaattaaatacgaaaggcacaatggagaatcaagtacaagaagagtgactcttcttactctctatgccttgaaccactcctgtgacactagttatagattccgatgcttcactccaggtttactgtatcccttggaccttcttattgacgatgaaacacagaaatagcatccgaattaaatacaaaaggcacaatgccgacttaacacgTTCACTGCCATCGGCGCACCAGCGCGTCCGGCCGATACTAGTGCATATGCCGTCGACGCGCCTGCGCGGCGAGAcactcagctgtttctcagcgccacagtttagtcgggcacagccattcggtgtggttcattgcgcaggcactctaagaacgtattgttttcaatttttgcgggtgcggttcgtgtgttttccctacagtttttctctgttgtgggactgaaaatggaagacaatcgtgacacggcgggcccttcagaacctaagaaacgtaaaacacaggacacaagaaacgtacaaaaactaacggatgcggaattattacgaatattagaagaaagcgattcggaaacGGAACTGGCCAGTGAGGAGGACGGCGTGGAATCCAgtgaagagtctgacggagccgagtttgttttagatgagactgtagaaatggcTGTGAATCCTAGCGACAGGGAAATGGCAGAAGGAGTGGTAACAAGAGATAACGCAGCTGATACAACTGTTGCGTGGGAAAGAGAGCCAGTTGGAATGATAAATTGCCCAtttataaaaaatgagggactGCTTATTCAACCGACGGAAAACACTCCCttagattattttcgtcttttgctgacggacgaatttctattgacAGTTGTAGAAGAAACAAATCGAAACGCGATTGAATTATTCCTTTCTGCGGGAACCAAAGGACAATCACGAATAAACTGTTGGAAAGATGTGACTGTTggcgaattgttagtgttcttgggagttttcctgcacatgggaaatgtaaagatgaggaatttgcaggactattggaaaaaggacgctttattcaacgtgaaaggaattgccgatagtatttcacgaaatcgttttctgctaatactacgtgcattacacttttctgaaaatccaaaacaGGGCAAACCAACACCATCCgacaggttgtataaaatacgtcccgttatcaattttttcaatgaaaggatgtgccaagtttactaccctggacgggaactgtctctggacgaatcaatgatcctttggcgtggacgattacttttccgccaatacatcaaaaacaaaaagcacaaatatggcataaagctatatattttgacaactcccactggaatggtcctaaaattcgcggtatacactggcatgctggacgatttaggaggaagaggccatgcgcaaaaaattgttcttcatttactagatgaaaagttgaatgctggtcaccatgtgtacatggacaattactataacagCTTCGCATTGGCAAAGCTGCTCCTGGATAAGAAGACCCACTGCACGGGAACTCTGAGGGCGAATAGGAAGGATACACCCaaggaaatacaggaagcaaaactacgaaaaggtgaagccgttgccagatttgcggaaggagttatgataggtaagtggcgtgataagagggaggtttgctacatttctaatgcatttacaaatgaaatggttgaggttgaaaccaaaagaaaggagaagaaatctaagcccttggccattgtaaactacaataaatttatggcgggagttgatcggcacgatcagatgttatcatattacctctcggaacgcaaaaccatacgctggtacaagaaactttttatccacgttgtggaaatgatactgacaaacgcacatgccctacacaataaatattgtggcacaaaaatgcccctccaagaatttagactcagtattataagagcactattgccacgaaagcaggtagaacggccagtcagaaatccccaacatgttgtggtaaaacgagaatcaaatggaaaatcaaaaacaccgcgaaaaaagtgcagatcatgcgccagccgtggacaacgaacagacacgatttacgagtgcctagattgcccaaataaagcaggatattgtttgaattgttgtgttattCACCACCTCTAAAGGCAGATAGCACTTTCGTTGCTCATTTATTTTTCGACAGTTATGTGTCGGTACTATTCgtaaactttgtatttattttatttgtttgagagtgtaatggataaagctctagattgtatttttcttagatttgacatacattttatttcagaagtttcttcgagatcttgtgtttgtatttgaatgtttctactatattttttgtccaataaatatgtcgtttgtcagtaggatgtttcgtttcatttatgaatataaaatgaaattgtagTAACCTAAACTGTCACACTAACCAGGAACAATACACTAGACGCATTGGCGCGTCCACGGCCACCCGCTACAGAATATGGCCTGATATGCCACTGACGCCTTAGTGCGCCCCAAAACAACTTTGATTCACGAGAGTAAATTTGATtgtgtacttataaaataaatacatgttatattacttttagcaatatattttcagattctattaagaaaaatattggttacgtggcaaagcaaggccaattacagtggcagtgaacgtgttaagtacaagacgacagactttctttactgtctatcttctgaaacattcctgtgacactagttatagattccgatgcttcactttaggtttactgtatcactctgaccttcttatcgacgatgagacacagaaattgcatcggaattacatacaaaaggcacaatgctgagttaagtacaagaggactgactcttctttctgactatgctttgaaccacccctgtgacactagttatggattccgatgcttcacttcaggttttctgtatcccttaaaccttcttattgacgatgaaacacagaaattgcatcggaattaaatacaaaaggcacaatgccgacttaagtacaagaagactgactcttcttactgtctatgttttgaaccattcctgtgcctctagttatagattccgatgcttcacttcaggtttactgtaccctctgaccttcttattgacgatgaaacacagaagttgcatcggaattaaatacaaaaggcacaatgccgacttaagtacatgtagactgactcttcctactgtgaatgctttgaatcattcctgtgacacatgttatagattccgatgcttcacttcaggtttactgtatcccttggaccttcttattgacgatgaaacacagaaattgcatcggaattaaatacaaatgccacaatgccgacttaactacaagaagactgactcttcttactgactatgccttgaaccattcctgtgacactagttacacattccgatgcttcacttcaggtttactgtatcgcttggaccttctaattgacaatgaaaaatagatattgcatcggatttaaatagaaaaggcacaatgccgacttaagtacaaaaagactgacttttctcactgtttatgttttgaaccattcctgtgacactagttatagattccgatgcttcacttccggtttaccgtatccctctgaccttcctattgacgacgaaacacagaaattgcatccgaatgaaatacaaaaggcacaatgccgacttaagtacaagaagactgactcttcctactgtctatgttttgaaccattcctgtgacactagttatagtttccgatgcttcacttcaggtttactgtatccctgtgaccttcttattgacgatgaaacacagaaattgcatcggaattaaatacaaaaggcacaatgctgacttaagtacaggaagactgacccttcttactgactatggtttgaaccattcctgtgacactagttatggattccgatgcttcacttcaggtttactgtatcccttaaaccttgttattgacgatgaaacacagaaattgcatcggaattaaatacaaaaggcacaatgccgacttaagtacaagaagattgtcccttcttactgtctatgtttaaaaccattcctgagacactagttatagattccggtgcttcactccagggttactatatccttggacctgcttattgacgatgaaacacagaaattgcatcggaattaaatacaaaatcacgataccgacttaagtacaagaagactgactcttcttactgtctatgttttgaagcattcctgtgacactagttatagattaagatgcttcacttcaattttactgtatcccttggcccttcttattgacgatgaaacacggaaattgcatcggagtgaaatacaaaaagctcaatgccgacttatgtacaagaagactgactcttcctactgtcaatgtgttgaaccattcctgtgacacttgtaatagattccgatgcttcacttcaggtttactgtatgcctctgattttcttattaacgatgaatcacagaaattgcatcggaattaaatacaaaaggcacaatgctgacttaagtacaagaagactgactcttctttctgtctatgtttgaaccattcctgtgacactagttatagattccgatgcttcttttcgggtttactgtatccctctgaccttcttattgacgatgaaacacagaaattgcatcggaattaaatacaaaaggcacaatgccgacttaagtacaagaagactgactcgttttactgactatgctttgaaccactcctgtgacactagttatagattccgatgcttcacttctgttttactgtatccctctgaccttctaattgacgatgaaacacagatattgcatcggaattaaatacaaaatgcaccatgccgacttaagtacaagacgacagacttttcttactctctatcttttgaaccattcctgtgactctagttatagattccgatgcttcacttcaggtttactgtatcccttggaccttcctgttgacgatgaaacacagaaattgcatccgatgtaaatacaaaaggcacaatgccgacttaagtacaagaagactgactcctcctactgtctatgttttgaaccattcctgggacactagttataaattccgatgcttcacttaaggtttactgtatccctc encodes the following:
- the LOC124735348 gene encoding piggyBac transposable element-derived protein 4-like; protein product: FFSVVGLKMEDNRDTAGPSEPKKRKTQDTRNVQKLTDAELLRILEESDSETELASEEDGVESSEESDGAEFVLDETVEMAVNPSDREMAEGVVTRDNAADTTVAWEREPVGMINCPFIKNEGLLIQPTENTPLDYFRLLLTDEFLLTVVEETNRNAIELFLSAGTKGQSRINCWKDVTVGELLVFLGVFLHMGNVKMRNLQDYWKKDALFNVKGIADSISRNRFLLILRALHFSENPKQGKPTPSDRLYKIRPVINFFNERMCQVYYPGRELSLDESMILWRGRLLFRQYIKNKKHKYGIKLYILTTPTGMVLKFAVYTGMLDDLGGRGHAQKIVLHLLDEKLNAGHHVYMDNYYNSFALAKLLLDKKTHCTGTLRANRKDTPKEIQEAKLRKGEAVARFAEGVMIGKWRDKREVCYISNAFTNEMVEVETKRKEKKSKPLAIVNYNKFMAGVDRHDQMLSYYLSERKTIRWYKKLFIHVVEMILTNAHALHNKYCGTKMPLQEFRLSIIRALLPRKQVERPVRNPQHVVVKRESNGKSKTPRKKCRSCASRGQRTDTIYECLDCPNKAGYCLNCCVIHHL